The genome window CTCCTTGAGAATTAGAGATGCCAATACAGATGTGCTTGAGAGTGATTTTTTGTTTGCCTTGTTGAAGAATCTCCTAAAGCCATTAAATGCAGGTACTTTATGTCGCCTCATTCCGTTTGGCAGTGGTGGACGAATTCCAGACTCTTTTAGAACACGCTCCAATCTCTTACGTAATCCCATCTCAGATAATTCCCGTACAAATGGACCGCTCTTTTTGAAGAAAGGATCTTCAGGTTTTGGCTCATGACCAATTTCTAAAATCCATTGTTGTTTGTACTGTTGTATAGCATTCCAGCATTCAGGGGTTGTAAAGGCAACATATTCAGAACTAGAGTTTGCATATATCCTAATCATGGCAGCTGCAATTGGTGCCTTTTGAGAGACAGACTCTGTAACGTCTTGTTCTTCCCAGACAAATCTGTCTTCATGTAGATAGATTGGAACAATATGTTTCCATTGAAATGTAAATGCTCCAGCCCTGATTCCAGAGGATGTTGCAAGCAAAACAAGAACCTTGTCCATGATTTTACAGTTGCGCAACATCTTTTGGATTTCAGCATAAGTATATTCACGAGTCTCATCTCTTCCTTCAATTTCAGGAAATGTTGAACGGATTCTCTTCCATGATAAATTGACACGGTTCATCTCAAGTAATTTCTGGATGGGAACAAAATAGTTCTTCAATGATACGGGATTAATGTAATTGGAATCAGTTTTTGCAAGGTTTGCACGTTCCTTGAACTTTTCACCAAGCTTCATCATAACATCTTCTGCCCAATCAGGATCTTGTTTTGCTCTGTTTACAAATTCTGCAGCCCTTACCTCAAAGTCTGCATCAGAGAATTGTCGTTTGACACCTTGTTTCTTTGCTTTAGGTTCAGATTCTTTTCTTTTTACAAGTTCAGGATCACCTTTTAGAATTGGTTTGAAAAACTCACACAAAACTTTGCGAAGTTTTCTGTCATAATCAGTTTTTGTGGCTTCTGCTCTTAATGATGAGTAGAATAATGTAAGTGGGTCATTTTTTGTTCTGGTAATTTCGTCTGGGTGTATTTCCACGATACTAGTATAGAATTAAAGTGCAGATAAAGGACACGATTGTCTAAATACCAAAGATACTTTATATTTGGTAAATTAAGAATTTTACTGTTTGGCAAGTTATAAGGGAGCATATTCAAATGAGCAATCACTTAATTTTGTTATTCCAATTATAGTGATATTATTTTTAGGAATCATCTACATTATGACTCAAAGAGCAGATTCTGGATTTGTCAGTTTTATCTTAATTGGAGCAGCAGCAATTACAATGTTTTATTGGGTTAGGGTTTTAAAGAAAATGACAAAGGATCAAAAACCATCATACACTCAATCAAGAGAACAAGAAACAAAGAATTGGGTTTATGACTTGATTAAAGGAGAGGGAGAGTTTGTATTTGTGGCCGAAGTTCCTGGACCCGAGGATAAAATTTCTGTAAGATTAATTGATGGTATGTTATACATTCGTGGTACTGCTGGATTTTCAAAAGAGGTTCCAATTGAAGGTGCAAATAATATGCAAATTTTTGATTTCAAATATAGAAATGGTGTTTTAACACTACGAATAAAATAATCAGAGACTTTTTGCTAGTTCCAATTTTTGTGGTAAATATTTCTCTGTGATATTTGTCAAACCATACTTTGAAAAGGCTTCCAGTTCAGCTTTTCTTTTTAATCTCAAAAACACATCTAGCTCTTTTTTCCAAATTCCATCTTCATATCTTGGATCTTTTTGAAGATCATAACATCTCTTAATGTCCGATTCAGTCATTGGAATTGTTGGGAGTTTGTATTTTTCAATATCAGTAGCCCAAACACCTACCCATTTTGCATCTGGAACAGTTAGCTCTCTTAAATGTGCAGCATTTGCAGAACCAGATTTTATTACCATGGCAATATGTTCTCCATACACATCCCCATCAGTTAAAACAATTACAGGCAATCCCATCTCATCATGTAATCTTTTCAATAATGTTCTAGTTGAACGAGGAGCTTGACCACCAGTATTGATAATTATAGATTTGAATTTTTTATCAATTTGTTCTTCTACAAATCGAGTAAATAATCCACCTTTTTCAATTGCAATTACAATTTCAGCACTAGTATCAACTAATTCAGCAGTAGTCAAACTTGGACCAATGGAATAACCATCAGGGTGATTTGAAAGATTCATTGTTTTACCTTCATAACCTGGAATAGTATATTCAATATTCAAATCACCAAAAATAGAGCTTCTCTCTTCAGGAAAAATATGAAAATCTTCTCTGGGTTTTGAAGTTACAGCCTCTAAATCCACAATAATATTATCAGATTCAGATTGGTCCTCAAATTCAATAGCAAATGCCTGAGATGAATAATAGACATCTCTTAAAGTGGAGGATTTTTTTTCTTGTGTTAATCGATTTGCAAAAAATGCCAACCACATTAATTGAGTAAAGGAACGTAGTTGTGACGAGTTTCTTGAGCTACGTAAAGCAGCATTATTTCCCAAAATGTATTGTCTAAGTTTTTTATCATAAACAATGTTACTTACGGATCTGCTTGGAATTGAAAATTTGGGAAATTGGCCATGATCTAAATCATCATAAATTTTTGCGCCATGACTTTTAAGCATCTCAAGAATACTTTTTTGTTTTTCGTCTGCCTTCTTACTTCGTTCTTTGATTTTATTCGTTTTCAACTTTTGTCTCCTTTACAGTTTTTGAAGTTTCTACTGGCATTTCTTCATCAATTAGTTTCTTGTAATTAGGTTCTTTCTTTTTTCCTGCAAGCTCAGTACAAAATTGTGCAATTAACGGGATATATTTTGCATACAAATTGGCTCGTTTTTTTGCCATTTCAGCTTGTCCTCTTTTTGACATATATGCTGCTAATTTTCTTGACAAGAATTGTAATGCTAATCTAAGCTCTCTTTCAATTTCAGGTCTGTCAGCAACATTTTCTTTTCCTGCAGTTTTGTATGGAATTCTAGTTGAGCAAATATGAGATACAATGATGAATGGAGGATCGCCTTTGACTTTGTAGCGACCCCAATCAGTATCATTTACAACTTTTAGAACAACATCACTACCCTCATCATATAACAATGGGATTCTATTTGCATATCGGTATACATGAGGCCCTCCAGTTTTGATGTCTCCGCCATAGGCAATTCCCATTTCAACAATAAATGGAAATCCTGAGTATGCTGAGGCAGGACGCTGGACTACAGCAGTAAAATCAGGATTAAAGAATTTTTTAATGCCTTTTTCAAGTGGTGCTTCGCCCAATGGAGCAAGACAACTAGGATCAGGTGCTAGAAAATCTTCAAATTTTTGCAAAGAATCACTAAGTTGAACTAGTTCCTGATTAGACATTGTGCCCATTCTTTTTTCTGGCTTAAATCCTGAAAACTCTGCAAATTTATTTGCAGTTGTAGGTCCAATTCGTTGAAATCTTTTTGTTAAGAAAGTAGTTAATGGTTCACCCTGAACAGTATTTGTTAATTGTTTATAGTATTGACTTTCAGGATCCATATCAATGGATTTTGATTGAGACTCACCAAAATCCCAGTAATGTAATTTTTTGTTTGGAATATCTAAATCTTCTATTGTGATTTTACTTAATTTCTCAAAATCCATTTTAAGAAATGACATCAAGGCAATAACAACTCGAACTTGACGTGGTAAAGTTTTCCATTTTTTTCTTGCTTTTTCCATTATTGCAGTAAAGCTTAGATTTTTTTTTGATAGACCCAAATCCTTTCTAACTTTTTCAATCATTGCATCATCAATTGTTGGTATTTCAAATTGGGATTCAACAATCATTCTTCGGATTCTTTCAACATCGATTCCATGTGGATGTGGTCTAATTATTGTAGGAGCTGGTGGGATATCTTTAACAAATCGCGGATGTTGAAATTTTTCTCCTTTAGGATCATCAAATGTAATTGATGCATAAGGAGTAATTAACGAAGTTTCATAAACGTAATCACGAATTTTATTTCCAGCTTTTGAGTAATCTCCTTCTAAACAAATACTTACTGAAAGACCATGTTTTGAAGTCTCTTTTGTAGTATGTTTTACAATTACAGGTTTGTTTTTTTGAATGTCTAGCAATAATTCAAACTCATCTTGGAGTTTTCCATCAACTGAACTTTTAACAATTACAGGTTTGTTAGTTGTAATTTGGCCATACAGTATTGCCATAGTTGCACCAAGTCCAAACATTCCCCTTGCTTGTTTTAAGCCAAATTTTGAACCATAAAGAACTGTACCAAATGCAAGTGGAATATGTTTTGAATCTACACCCGGACCGTTATCTTTTACAGTCAAAATATAGGGCTTAGGATCAGGTTTTTCAGGCTCAACAGCCTTGATTGTCAAATGAACATCAGGAAGAATTCCCTTTTGGTCACATGCATCTAAAGCATTTTCAACAAATTCTCTAACAGCTGTATAAAGTGAGCGAGTTGGATTACTAAAGCCCGCTAAATCACGATTACTATAAAAAAACTCACTAGGAGAAATTTGATTAAATTTTTCTTTAATCAAAGACATCTTGATCTTCCCATAATTTCATTTTTTCTTGTTTAGCTTTTCTATTTGCAGTTTCCAATTTATCATAAACAGCACCATGCATACTTCCACTTGATATTGAAGAAATTGCATCAACTGCTAAACGTAATTTACTAGCATCACCAATAATTGAAACAGTTTTTCCATAAACTGAGATATGAGTACCACTTAGATTTTCCATATTTCTTCTTGCTCTCCCACCTTCTCCAATAATTCTCCCTTTTATCCTTTCAACATTTGCATTAGATTTTCCTGCAAACTCTCTAAGATCTATTACATGCAACGCATTTTCTCCTTTCAACAAAGTCAAAGCATTTTCAGGTGAAAATCCTCTACCAATTGCTGTAACTATTTCCATAGCTTTGAATGGTTGAATTTTTTCAACATCACCTTGAGATTTAATAAGGACTTCACCTGTGTCACCATCAACATCTAATGAAACATGACATAACTTTTCAATGTTAGATTTTACTACTCCTGATTTTCCAATTAAGACAGCAATTCGATCATTTGGAATGCGAAGTAGTTTTTCAAAGCTCATTTAGTTATCTCCTCAAATAATTTATCTGGATCTTCAACAGATATTCCCCTTTTATTGAAGAATTTTGTAATGTTCTTAATATCTCTTTTAAGAAATTCCTGTGAATTTGGATGTCTAAGATCAACTGCTGAACCCATATCAAAAACAATCAAGCCATTTTTAGTTTTGAAAATGTTATACTCAGAGTAATCACCATGTACAAGTTGTGCTTTGTGATAGAGATCTTTGATTATAGAGATTGCCTGCTTATAATCATCTTCATTAACCTCAGAATTAAGTAATTGTTTTGCAGGAGAGCCATTTTCACCAACAAATTCCATTGCAAGCACATTTTTAACAAGATACAATGGTTTTGGAACAGGAATTCCTAAATCATAACACTGAATTAAGTTTCGAAATTCTTTTTTTGCCCATAAATAAACAAGGTTTTTTGTTCCTTTTTTTAAATTAGAAAATCTAGGATCTCCAAGAATGTAGGGTTCACGTTTTTTAAAATTAGATGTACTTACAAGATAAATTTTTAATGCAACATTATTATCATTTTCATCAACTGCCCAAAAGAGTACTGATTCTTTTCCAGCACTAACTGAACCATTAACATATGCAATAATATGATCAGTAATCATTTTGTATAGTGTCATAACAGTTGGTTTATCTAAAACTTCATTGATGACTTTGCCTTTTTTGAAACCATCTTCCAAATGCTTTCTCTTTGATTTTGAAATTAATTTATCATCTAATCTAGATTCAAGTTTTTTACTTAAACTATCAGTCATTAGCTAATCATACATCCACTAGATAAAAGAGGTTTCTTTATGAAAAAAATTGTATGAGATGAAAAAATAGATTTATTCAAAATATTACATTTTAAAAACAATTAGAAATGGAACACCAGAAATGGTCTTAACCCCAGCTTCAGAACCAATTCCAAGTTGCAAACATAGGGAAATGGTTTCTTTCCCAACCATATTAATAATTGAGGAGTTCTTTAACAAAGATTTAGCTTCTTCTTTTTCAACAAATTTTTCTCCATAATAGCTTTCACTAATATGCATATTCAATTCATCTTGGACAATATTTTTTCCTAAAAGATTAGCATCACAAATATTGAGCATTACATTTTTTTGATAATCAGTAACTCTTACTGAAAATTGCATTACGCATATTTACCTTTGAGAGTAGACTTTGCACCACATGCTTCACAAATCAAAAAGGAAATTCGATTTTCTTTTAGAATTTTAGTATCTGGACTTTTACATGTAGAACATTCAAGATAATCTTTAACATAAATTTGAAATAACCTAGTAAAATCATCAGGTGCACGTCTTCCAATAAACATAGCCTTATCTCCAAGTCTTTCAGCTGGCACAGCAAATTCTTTTGATAGGTATTGAAGAACTTTATCTGGATCTCTACGTAAAACCTTTGGGAATTCTGAAAAATTTCTCAAGAAGGTTTTCTGTCCTTCCCACATTACGTCAACTACGGGTAACTCGAATCTAGTAGAGGTTTCCTTTTCAGTACCTCCAAGTTTATCCTCAATGCGTTTAAGCAGATTTTCATATTCTGTTTTGGTCAATGAAAAACAGTACATACTAGACCCTATATGGGTTTTGAAAAAGAGAAATCGTGTGGACTTTTGTTCTTAACTATTCCATCTTGCCAATACGGAAGACATTAGTTCCACATGTAGGACATGTACCTTTTACGGCAGGACGTCCATTCTTTAGTTTAGTTTCTTTGGGATCTTTGATATCCCTTTTTGCTCTGCATTTTACGCAATATGCTTGAACCATTCTAGAATTTGTCAAACTTTGTGGTATTTAGGAAGAGGCTGTGAAAATTATTTAACTATAGACTAGATGAACGTAAATTTTTTTAGGCTTCAAAAAGCAAAAATTCTTAATAATTTCAAGGAATTCCTTGATTTTATTAAATAATTATATTTAGAATTCTTTAATGAGAGATTTTTTCTATTATTTGAGAAACAACCAATAATTATTATAGAAATTATCAATTATAAACTCCTTTTTTGTTACATTCAAAATGGCATCAAAAAAAGGAATTATAATCACGGCCATAATTTTAGCTGGAATTACTGGAGCTAGTTTTCTATTATGGGTAGTTCCTCAAGATTACGAAACAACGTTTGTGGTTACTGATTATGGAGACTACCTTGATGAAGTAAAAAATATTCATGAAGTTTTACAAGAATCAATAGATATTGAATTTAAGAATTTAAAAAATGGCAAGATATCGCCTGAAGAATACATAGCAATTACTGAAGTAACATCTTCACAAGTAACTGCTCAAATTAGTGAGTTCATTACTTCAAAACCACCAGAGCAATGGCAATCAAGCTACATTAACTATATGGAGGGAATGAAAAAATTCAATTCCTATATAGGAGAAACCAAAGTTTTAGCAAAATTAATCGAAAATGGTGGTTCTGAAGAGGAAATTTCCAAAGTAATGGAAAAAATTGAATTATTAAAAAAGGAATCACTTGAACTAGTAAAAAATTCTGATGAGTTAAGACCATAGCCTCAAAGCCGAATTATACTAACTTCAATAGTTGGAAATCGTTAAAAAGCAATTCTGCAATTAAAAGTTAAATGTCTCAGCATGCAGATAAGGTAGAAAAAGACGTTAGTGTTTCTGCCTCAAATAGATTACTAGTAATTTGTATTGATAGAGATAACGATGTTGGGGAAAAAGCTGGCATACTTACACCGGTTATAGGTAGAGATGCATGCATTGAGGCAGCTCAAAGATTGGCTCTAGAAGATCCAGAAGATGCGGATTCTAATTCAATTTTTTCAGCAATTAAAACATATGAGGATTTAATCAGTAAAGGATACCAAGTGGAAGTGGTAACTATTGCAGGAGTTAAAAGTAAAGGAGTTCAAGCAGATGAAAAAATACTAGCAGAAACAAGAAAAGTTCTAGAAAAATTTTCTGCAAACGGTGCCGTAATTGTTTCTGACGGAGAAGACGATGAAAGTGTCATTCCAGTAATTCAAAATGTACTTCCTGTTGTGTCAGTACAAAGAGTTGTGATGAAAGTAAGTAGAAGTGTAGAGTATTCATATGCAGTTTTTGGGAAATATCTTAAAATGATTGCTTATGATTCAAAATATTCAAAATTCTTTTTGGGTGTTCCAGGTATTTTATTATTAATTGGTGGAGTTGCAACAATATTTGGTTATTCAGCAGAAATTTTTGCTGTTCTTGTAAGCGTGTTAGGAGGTGCATTTTTGATCAGAGCATTTGACATCGATAGAGCATTATCAAATTGGTCAAAACCGACACCGATGGGTTTTATCCGGATTTTTACAATGGTTACAGGTATATTGTTGATACTTTCTTCATTTCCAGCTGGATGGAGTGGAATTGATGTAGATTTACTT of Nitrosopumilus sp. contains these proteins:
- a CDS encoding translation initiation factor IF-2, whose translation is MTKTEYENLLKRIEDKLGGTEKETSTRFELPVVDVMWEGQKTFLRNFSEFPKVLRRDPDKVLQYLSKEFAVPAERLGDKAMFIGRRAPDDFTRLFQIYVKDYLECSTCKSPDTKILKENRISFLICEACGAKSTLKGKYA
- a CDS encoding DNA topoisomerase VI subunit B; this encodes MSLIKEKFNQISPSEFFYSNRDLAGFSNPTRSLYTAVREFVENALDACDQKGILPDVHLTIKAVEPEKPDPKPYILTVKDNGPGVDSKHIPLAFGTVLYGSKFGLKQARGMFGLGATMAILYGQITTNKPVIVKSSVDGKLQDEFELLLDIQKNKPVIVKHTTKETSKHGLSVSICLEGDYSKAGNKIRDYVYETSLITPYASITFDDPKGEKFQHPRFVKDIPPAPTIIRPHPHGIDVERIRRMIVESQFEIPTIDDAMIEKVRKDLGLSKKNLSFTAIMEKARKKWKTLPRQVRVVIALMSFLKMDFEKLSKITIEDLDIPNKKLHYWDFGESQSKSIDMDPESQYYKQLTNTVQGEPLTTFLTKRFQRIGPTTANKFAEFSGFKPEKRMGTMSNQELVQLSDSLQKFEDFLAPDPSCLAPLGEAPLEKGIKKFFNPDFTAVVQRPASAYSGFPFIVEMGIAYGGDIKTGGPHVYRYANRIPLLYDEGSDVVLKVVNDTDWGRYKVKGDPPFIIVSHICSTRIPYKTAGKENVADRPEIERELRLALQFLSRKLAAYMSKRGQAEMAKKRANLYAKYIPLIAQFCTELAGKKKEPNYKKLIDEEMPVETSKTVKETKVENE
- a CDS encoding DUF373 family protein, with product MSQHADKVEKDVSVSASNRLLVICIDRDNDVGEKAGILTPVIGRDACIEAAQRLALEDPEDADSNSIFSAIKTYEDLISKGYQVEVVTIAGVKSKGVQADEKILAETRKVLEKFSANGAVIVSDGEDDESVIPVIQNVLPVVSVQRVVMKVSRSVEYSYAVFGKYLKMIAYDSKYSKFFLGVPGILLLIGGVATIFGYSAEIFAVLVSVLGGAFLIRAFDIDRALSNWSKPTPMGFIRIFTMVTGILLILSSFPAGWSGIDVDLLESEVEILGKISDKIIIGQFVAGALPILWIGLGAIFAGTLLSNWIGGIPRQISDILRIIVLIALYPTVAQFTNIMIFDESSFTLIPPLLGGLAATLVSATILFKKYRKHKEQEMVSD
- a CDS encoding Hsp20/alpha crystallin family protein yields the protein MASYKGAYSNEQSLNFVIPIIVILFLGIIYIMTQRADSGFVSFILIGAAAITMFYWVRVLKKMTKDQKPSYTQSREQETKNWVYDLIKGEGEFVFVAEVPGPEDKISVRLIDGMLYIRGTAGFSKEVPIEGANNMQIFDFKYRNGVLTLRIK
- a CDS encoding integrase; its protein translation is MEIHPDEITRTKNDPLTLFYSSLRAEATKTDYDRKLRKVLCEFFKPILKGDPELVKRKESEPKAKKQGVKRQFSDADFEVRAAEFVNRAKQDPDWAEDVMMKLGEKFKERANLAKTDSNYINPVSLKNYFVPIQKLLEMNRVNLSWKRIRSTFPEIEGRDETREYTYAEIQKMLRNCKIMDKVLVLLATSSGIRAGAFTFQWKHIVPIYLHEDRFVWEEQDVTESVSQKAPIAAAMIRIYANSSSEYVAFTTPECWNAIQQYKQQWILEIGHEPKPEDPFFKKSGPFVRELSEMGLRKRLERVLKESGIRPPLPNGMRRHKVPAFNGFRRFFNKANKKSLSSTSVLASLILKETMMGHGGLIQLDKNYFKSHVGELIEEYVNAVPALTISEELKLQAENLRLSEEKSELQAKLDERNSLKKEVDDLKENMNDIIQQKLDEYNKQFIKKIEQIYDKENESLIERLDEMDEKFIKKNKS
- a CDS encoding DUF424 domain-containing protein, encoding MQFSVRVTDYQKNVMLNICDANLLGKNIVQDELNMHISESYYGEKFVEKEEAKSLLKNSSIINMVGKETISLCLQLGIGSEAGVKTISGVPFLIVFKM
- a CDS encoding DNA topoisomerase IV subunit A, encoding MKTNKIKERSKKADEKQKSILEMLKSHGAKIYDDLDHGQFPKFSIPSRSVSNIVYDKKLRQYILGNNAALRSSRNSSQLRSFTQLMWLAFFANRLTQEKKSSTLRDVYYSSQAFAIEFEDQSESDNIIVDLEAVTSKPREDFHIFPEERSSIFGDLNIEYTIPGYEGKTMNLSNHPDGYSIGPSLTTAELVDTSAEIVIAIEKGGLFTRFVEEQIDKKFKSIIINTGGQAPRSTRTLLKRLHDEMGLPVIVLTDGDVYGEHIAMVIKSGSANAAHLRELTVPDAKWVGVWATDIEKYKLPTIPMTESDIKRCYDLQKDPRYEDGIWKKELDVFLRLKRKAELEAFSKYGLTNITEKYLPQKLELAKSL
- a CDS encoding serine protein kinase RIO, with the protein product MTDSLSKKLESRLDDKLISKSKRKHLEDGFKKGKVINEVLDKPTVMTLYKMITDHIIAYVNGSVSAGKESVLFWAVDENDNNVALKIYLVSTSNFKKREPYILGDPRFSNLKKGTKNLVYLWAKKEFRNLIQCYDLGIPVPKPLYLVKNVLAMEFVGENGSPAKQLLNSEVNEDDYKQAISIIKDLYHKAQLVHGDYSEYNIFKTKNGLIVFDMGSAVDLRHPNSQEFLKRDIKNITKFFNKRGISVEDPDKLFEEITK
- a CDS encoding pre-rRNA-processing protein PNO1, giving the protein MSFEKLLRIPNDRIAVLIGKSGVVKSNIEKLCHVSLDVDGDTGEVLIKSQGDVEKIQPFKAMEIVTAIGRGFSPENALTLLKGENALHVIDLREFAGKSNANVERIKGRIIGEGGRARRNMENLSGTHISVYGKTVSIIGDASKLRLAVDAISSISSGSMHGAVYDKLETANRKAKQEKMKLWEDQDVFD
- a CDS encoding DUF5679 domain-containing protein, producing MVQAYCVKCRAKRDIKDPKETKLKNGRPAVKGTCPTCGTNVFRIGKME